A genomic region of uncultured Pseudodesulfovibrio sp. contains the following coding sequences:
- a CDS encoding MBL fold metallo-hydrolase → MVKLTVETFILGPQETNCYLLSREGRAVVVDAGIDPKRLVERISALGLTLDAVYLTHFHMDHIGGVKELLEAHPAPVFASDGDEFLRELSFEAGGNREFASFIDFPYTAIGPGKRTVLGQPMLVLDTPGHTPGSLSYFFPAAGCVFTGDLIFMIAVGRTDLPRGSSSDLLGSVRSRIFGLPGETRIYSGHGPMTTVCHELANNPHFIFP, encoded by the coding sequence GTGGTCAAACTGACCGTCGAGACCTTCATCCTCGGTCCCCAGGAGACCAACTGCTACCTTCTCAGCCGGGAGGGGCGGGCGGTCGTGGTGGACGCCGGGATCGACCCGAAGCGGCTCGTTGAGCGCATCTCGGCCCTGGGGCTCACGCTGGACGCGGTCTACCTGACCCACTTTCACATGGACCATATCGGCGGGGTCAAGGAACTCCTTGAGGCCCATCCCGCGCCGGTCTTCGCCAGTGACGGGGACGAGTTCCTGCGGGAGCTGTCCTTCGAGGCGGGCGGGAACCGGGAGTTCGCGTCGTTCATCGATTTTCCGTACACCGCCATCGGTCCGGGCAAGCGCACGGTCCTGGGCCAGCCCATGCTCGTCCTGGACACGCCGGGGCATACGCCGGGCAGCCTGTCCTACTTCTTCCCGGCGGCCGGGTGCGTGTTCACCGGCGACCTGATCTTCATGATCGCGGTGGGGCGCACGGATCTGCCGCGCGGCAGCTCGTCCGACCTGCTCGGCTCCGTCCGCTCGCGGATATTCGGGCTGCCCGGAGAAACCCGCATCTATTCGGGCCACGGCCCCATGACCACGGTGTGCCACGAGCTGGCGAACAACCCGCATTTTATTTTTCCCTGA